One Streptomyces sp. SAI-135 DNA segment encodes these proteins:
- a CDS encoding PTS glucose transporter subunit IIA encodes MTTVTSPLAGRAIGMAAVPDPVFSGAMVGPGTAIDPVREPSEAVAPVDGVIVSLHPHAFVVVDEGGHGVLVHLGIDTVQLNGEGFELLVNKGDTVTRGQAIVRWNPAAVEAAGKSAVCPVVALEATAEALSELRDDGDVKAGDSLFVWK; translated from the coding sequence ATGACCACCGTGACGTCCCCTCTTGCAGGACGCGCCATCGGAATGGCCGCCGTGCCGGATCCGGTCTTCTCCGGGGCCATGGTCGGCCCGGGCACGGCCATCGATCCCGTGCGTGAACCGTCGGAGGCAGTCGCGCCCGTCGACGGTGTGATCGTCTCTCTGCACCCGCACGCGTTCGTCGTCGTGGACGAAGGGGGACACGGCGTGCTCGTGCACCTCGGCATCGACACCGTGCAGCTCAACGGTGAGGGTTTCGAGCTGCTCGTGAACAAGGGCGACACCGTCACACGCGGTCAGGCGATCGTGCGCTGGAACCCGGCCGCCGTCGAGGCCGCAGGCAAGTCGGCGGTCTGCCCGGTCGTGGCGCTGGAGGCCACGGCCGAGGCCCTCTCCGAACTCCGTGACGACGGCGATGTGAAGGCTGGCGACAGTCTCTTCGTCTGGAAGTGA
- the ptsP gene encoding phosphoenolpyruvate--protein phosphotransferase: METTLRGVGVSHGVAIGEVRHMGTAVLEPPAKQIPAEDAEREQGHARKAVEAVAADLMARGNLAGGEAQAVLEAQAMMAQDPELMADVDRRIAVGSTAERAVYDAFAAYRELLAGAGEYLAGRVADLDDVRNRIVARLLGVPMPGIPDSDEPYVLVARDLAPADTALLDPTLVLGFVTEEGGPTSHSAILARALGVPAVVALPGAGELAEGTVIAVDGSTGDIFVNPSDEKKAELEAAAAERKAALAASTGPGATADGHKVPLLANVGGPADVPAAVEAGAEGVGLFRTEFLFLDDSKNAPSEEKQVEAYRQVLEAFPEGRVVVRVLDAGADKPLDFLTPADEPNPALGVRGLRTLLDHPEVLRTQLTALAKAAEGLPVYLEVMAPMVADRADAKAFADACRAAGLRAKFGAMVEIPSAALRARSILQEVEFLSLGTNDLAQYTFAADRQVGAVSRLQDPWQPALLDLVALSAEAAKAEGKSCGVCGEAASDPLLACVLTGLGVTSLSMGAASIPYVRSTLAKYTLAQCERAAAAARAADSAEEARDAAQAVLSGE, from the coding sequence ATGGAGACAACGCTGCGAGGCGTCGGCGTGAGCCACGGTGTGGCGATCGGCGAGGTTCGGCACATGGGAACGGCGGTCCTGGAGCCGCCTGCCAAGCAGATTCCGGCGGAGGACGCGGAGCGTGAACAGGGGCACGCCCGCAAGGCCGTGGAGGCTGTGGCGGCCGACCTGATGGCGCGCGGCAATCTGGCCGGGGGCGAGGCCCAGGCGGTGCTCGAGGCGCAGGCGATGATGGCCCAGGATCCCGAGCTGATGGCGGACGTGGACCGGCGTATCGCCGTCGGCAGCACGGCCGAGCGTGCCGTGTACGACGCGTTCGCCGCGTACCGGGAGCTGCTCGCGGGTGCCGGTGAGTACCTCGCCGGACGGGTCGCCGACCTCGACGACGTGCGGAATCGTATCGTCGCCCGTCTGCTCGGGGTGCCCATGCCGGGTATCCCGGACAGCGACGAGCCCTATGTCCTTGTGGCACGCGATCTTGCGCCCGCTGACACCGCTCTGCTGGACCCGACGCTCGTCCTCGGCTTTGTCACCGAGGAAGGCGGGCCGACCAGCCACAGCGCGATTCTGGCACGGGCGCTCGGTGTGCCGGCCGTGGTGGCGCTGCCGGGTGCCGGTGAGCTCGCCGAGGGCACGGTCATCGCTGTGGACGGCAGCACCGGTGACATCTTCGTGAACCCGAGTGACGAGAAGAAGGCCGAGCTGGAGGCCGCGGCCGCCGAGCGGAAGGCCGCGCTCGCCGCGTCCACGGGTCCCGGCGCCACCGCCGACGGACACAAGGTGCCGCTGCTGGCCAACGTCGGTGGTCCGGCGGACGTGCCCGCCGCGGTCGAGGCGGGGGCCGAGGGTGTCGGTCTCTTCCGTACCGAGTTCCTCTTCCTGGACGACAGCAAGAACGCTCCGTCCGAGGAGAAGCAGGTCGAGGCGTATCGCCAGGTCCTCGAGGCGTTCCCCGAAGGCCGTGTGGTCGTCCGTGTGCTGGACGCCGGCGCGGACAAACCGCTGGACTTCCTGACCCCGGCCGACGAGCCGAACCCGGCGCTGGGTGTGCGCGGTCTCCGGACACTGCTCGACCATCCGGAAGTGCTGCGTACCCAGCTGACGGCGCTCGCGAAGGCCGCCGAGGGGCTGCCGGTCTACCTCGAGGTCATGGCCCCGATGGTGGCGGACCGTGCCGACGCCAAGGCGTTCGCCGACGCGTGCCGTGCGGCCGGGCTGCGGGCGAAGTTCGGCGCGATGGTGGAGATCCCGTCGGCCGCGCTGCGGGCGCGGTCGATTCTGCAGGAGGTCGAGTTCCTGTCGCTGGGGACCAACGACCTCGCGCAGTACACCTTCGCCGCCGACCGCCAGGTGGGTGCGGTGTCCCGGCTGCAGGATCCGTGGCAGCCCGCGCTTCTCGACCTGGTCGCGCTGTCCGCCGAGGCGGCGAAGGCCGAGGGCAAGAGCTGTGGTGTCTGTGGTGAGGCCGCGTCCGACCCGCTGCTCGCCTGTGTGCTGACCGGTCTCGGTGTCACCTCCCTTTCCATGGGCGCGGCGTCCATTCCCTACGTGCGCTCGACGCTGGCGAAGTACACGCTGGCGCAGTGCGAACGCGCGGCCGCCGCGGCGCGTGCTGCCGACAGCGCCGAAGAGGCGCGGGACGCGGCTCAGGCGGTGCTGTCGGGCGAGTAG
- a CDS encoding MFS transporter gives MLAIALVDRIGSGLWASVSVLYFTYVTELSLAQVGTLAAAAGAIGIAGAPVGGRLADRFPITRVLLTVQLVRAAASFALLTTHDYALLMAFSAVGGLGDRAASILTKLYATRVAGPDRVRYQAFQRTLANAGWALGGLAAAAALALGTTSAYQWLLAGDALSFVASALLTLRCGEPPSPSRTVLTSEHPAPTVRPANPWRDRTYLAYVATEAVLFLDDAVFKVGLPLWIAHESNAPDGLAPLLMVLNNVMVVALQVPLARFGTTTAAARNLLLPLSVTFALGGIAMAAAATGGAVTATALLTAAAAAFTTAEMLHATVSWELSVALAPDTAQGAYLGVHGLAQSVQRTFGPLAVTAAIATGPAGWAVFGTVIALTGTVQHRLVRGRLTRPALSVLPITVSEH, from the coding sequence ATGCTGGCCATCGCGCTCGTCGACCGCATCGGCAGCGGACTGTGGGCGTCCGTCTCCGTCCTCTACTTCACCTACGTCACCGAACTCTCCCTGGCCCAGGTCGGCACCCTCGCCGCCGCCGCGGGCGCCATCGGCATCGCCGGAGCACCGGTCGGAGGCAGACTCGCCGACCGGTTCCCCATCACCCGGGTCCTGCTGACCGTCCAGCTCGTCCGTGCCGCGGCCTCCTTCGCACTGCTCACCACGCACGACTACGCCCTGCTCATGGCCTTCTCAGCCGTGGGAGGGCTGGGCGACCGCGCCGCGAGCATCCTCACCAAGCTCTACGCCACCCGGGTCGCCGGCCCGGACCGCGTCCGCTACCAGGCCTTCCAACGAACCCTCGCGAACGCGGGCTGGGCGCTGGGAGGCCTCGCCGCCGCAGCGGCCCTCGCACTCGGCACCACCAGCGCCTATCAGTGGCTCCTCGCCGGCGACGCCCTGTCCTTCGTCGCCTCGGCACTGCTCACCCTGCGCTGCGGCGAACCCCCGTCCCCCTCCCGCACCGTCCTCACCTCCGAACACCCGGCCCCCACCGTCCGCCCGGCCAACCCCTGGCGCGACCGCACCTACCTCGCCTACGTCGCGACCGAGGCCGTCCTCTTCCTCGACGACGCCGTGTTCAAAGTCGGCCTGCCCCTGTGGATCGCCCACGAGAGCAACGCACCGGACGGACTGGCACCCCTCCTGATGGTCCTCAACAACGTCATGGTCGTGGCCCTCCAGGTTCCCCTCGCCCGATTCGGCACCACCACGGCCGCCGCCCGGAACCTGCTCCTGCCGCTCTCCGTCACCTTCGCCCTGGGCGGCATCGCCATGGCGGCCGCGGCCACGGGCGGAGCCGTGACCGCCACGGCACTCCTCACCGCGGCGGCAGCCGCCTTCACCACGGCCGAGATGCTCCACGCCACCGTCTCCTGGGAACTCTCCGTCGCCCTCGCCCCCGATACCGCCCAGGGTGCCTACCTCGGCGTCCACGGCCTGGCCCAGTCCGTGCAGCGCACGTTCGGGCCACTCGCCGTCACCGCGGCCATCGCCACCGGCCCCGCAGGATGGGCCGTCTTCGGCACAGTCATCGCCCTGACCGGCACAGTCCAGCACCGACTGGTGCGAGGACGCCTCACCCGACCCGCATTGTCAGTGCTGCCGATTACTGTGAGTGAGCATTGA
- a CDS encoding aminotransferase class I/II-fold pyridoxal phosphate-dependent enzyme, with product MATQYGISGTTAKGIAGSVERAVAEGSLVPGAALPPVRRLAEELGVSPGTVATAYKELRQRGIVVTRGRGGTVVAPGPAVASRRPPKVPEGLRDLAGGHPDPRLLPGLVPPSRLSPGARSHRSAPRLARLEDAVRAWLGPDGVPVEHVTFAHGALDLVGRLLSVELRPGDAVAMEDPGYHHLLDLVTALGLRMVPVAVDDEGVSPEAVREALRAGARAVVCSPRAQNPYGGRFSPARRDALLDVLREHPEVLVVENDHASAVAGAPLRTLTGGGLSRWVHVRTVSKFLGTDLRWAAAACDPVTLARHDGRLLLTSGWVSHLLQETVHGLLSDACTRASVARAGETYAVRRNALVRELGERGVPAHGASGLNVWVPVRDESAVVNGLRSYGWWVAAGARFRLAAGPGVRITAAELEPADAARLASDFAAVLGESEATYGG from the coding sequence GTGGCAACACAATATGGGATCAGTGGTACGACGGCCAAGGGGATTGCCGGGTCCGTCGAGAGGGCCGTGGCCGAGGGTTCCTTGGTGCCGGGGGCCGCGCTGCCTCCGGTGCGGCGTCTCGCGGAGGAGCTGGGCGTGAGCCCGGGGACTGTCGCCACGGCCTACAAGGAACTGCGGCAGCGCGGGATCGTGGTCACCCGGGGGCGGGGCGGGACCGTCGTGGCGCCGGGCCCGGCGGTGGCCTCGCGTCGGCCGCCGAAAGTGCCGGAGGGGCTGCGGGACCTGGCGGGTGGTCACCCCGATCCGCGGCTGCTTCCCGGTCTGGTGCCGCCCTCGCGGCTGTCCCCCGGCGCTCGTTCGCACCGTTCGGCGCCCCGACTGGCGCGGCTCGAGGACGCTGTACGCGCGTGGCTGGGGCCCGACGGCGTGCCGGTGGAGCATGTGACCTTCGCGCACGGGGCGCTGGATCTGGTCGGGCGGCTGCTCTCCGTCGAGCTACGGCCCGGTGACGCGGTGGCGATGGAGGATCCCGGCTATCACCATCTGCTCGACCTGGTCACGGCCCTGGGGCTGCGCATGGTGCCCGTCGCCGTGGACGACGAGGGGGTGTCGCCCGAGGCCGTGCGTGAAGCGCTGCGGGCGGGCGCGCGGGCGGTCGTGTGCAGTCCGCGGGCGCAGAATCCGTACGGCGGTCGTTTCTCCCCCGCGCGTCGGGACGCGCTGCTGGACGTGCTCCGGGAGCACCCCGAGGTGCTGGTCGTGGAGAACGACCACGCTTCCGCCGTCGCCGGAGCTCCACTGCGGACACTGACCGGCGGTGGGCTGTCGCGGTGGGTGCATGTGCGGACAGTGAGCAAGTTCCTGGGGACGGATCTGCGGTGGGCGGCCGCCGCGTGCGATCCGGTCACGCTGGCCCGGCACGACGGGCGGTTGCTGCTGACGTCCGGCTGGGTCAGTCATCTGCTCCAGGAGACCGTGCACGGGCTGCTCTCCGACGCGTGCACGCGCGCGTCGGTCGCTCGCGCCGGGGAGACGTACGCGGTGCGCAGGAACGCTCTTGTGCGGGAGCTCGGCGAGCGTGGCGTCCCGGCGCACGGGGCGAGTGGGCTGAACGTGTGGGTGCCCGTCCGGGACGAGTCGGCGGTGGTGAACGGGCTGCGGTCGTACGGCTGGTGGGTCGCGGCGGGAGCGCGGTTCCGGCTGGCCGCGGGGCCGGGCGTGCGGATCACGGCCGCCGAGCTGGAGCCGGCCGACGCGGCGCGGCTGGCCTCGGACTTCGCCGCTGTGCTGGGCGAGTCCGAGGCCACCTACGGGGGCTGA
- a CDS encoding acetoacetate--CoA ligase encodes MTTEIPQPLWQPDPQRIARSQVTRFQAWAAEHHGAPADGGYAALHRWSVEALEPFWEAVTQWFDVRFSTPYARVLGDRSMPGADWFPGATLNYAEHALRAADTRADEPALLYVDETHEPAPVTWSELRRQVGSLAAELRALGVRPGDRVSGYLPNVPQAVVALLATAAVGAVWTSCAPDFGARSVLDRFQQVEPVVLFTVDGYRYGGKEHDRRETVAELRRELPSLRAVVHIPLLGTKAPEGALEWDALTRADTEPVFEQVPFSHPLWVLYSSGTTGLPKAIVQSQGGILVEHLKQLGLHCDLGPEDRFFWYTSTGWMMWNFLVSGLLTGTTVVLYDGSPGYPDTGAQWRVAERTGATLYGTSAAYVMACRKADVHPGRDFDLSKVQCVATTGSPLPPDGFRWLHDEVREDLWIASVSGGTDVCSCFAGAVPTLPVHIGELQAPSLGTDLQSWDPSGKPLVDEVGELVVTNPMPSMPIHFWNDPDGSRYHDSYFDTYPGVWRHGDWITLTARGSVVIHGRSDSTLNRQGVRMGSADIYEAVERLPEIKESLVIGIEQPDGGYWMPLFVQLAPGAVLDQALLDRIKSAIRENLSPRHIPDEVIEVPGIPHTLTGKRIEVPVKRLLQGTPLEKAVNPGSIDDLGLLHFYEDLARKRA; translated from the coding sequence ATGACGACCGAGATTCCCCAGCCGCTCTGGCAGCCAGATCCGCAGCGCATCGCCCGGTCCCAGGTCACCAGGTTCCAGGCATGGGCGGCCGAACACCACGGCGCCCCGGCCGACGGCGGCTACGCTGCGCTCCACCGCTGGTCGGTGGAGGCCCTGGAGCCGTTCTGGGAGGCCGTCACCCAATGGTTCGACGTACGGTTCTCGACGCCCTACGCGCGCGTGCTCGGCGACCGCTCGATGCCCGGCGCGGACTGGTTCCCCGGCGCCACCCTCAACTACGCCGAGCACGCCCTGCGGGCCGCCGACACCCGCGCCGACGAACCGGCCCTCCTGTACGTCGACGAGACCCATGAGCCGGCCCCGGTGACCTGGTCCGAGCTGCGCCGCCAGGTCGGCTCCCTGGCCGCCGAGCTGCGCGCCCTCGGTGTCCGCCCCGGCGACCGCGTCAGCGGCTACCTCCCGAACGTCCCGCAGGCCGTCGTCGCCCTCCTCGCCACGGCGGCCGTGGGCGCCGTGTGGACCTCCTGCGCCCCCGACTTCGGCGCCCGCAGCGTCCTGGACCGCTTCCAGCAGGTCGAACCCGTCGTCCTCTTCACCGTCGACGGCTACCGCTACGGCGGCAAGGAGCACGACCGCCGCGAGACGGTCGCCGAACTCCGCCGCGAACTGCCCTCCCTGCGCGCCGTCGTCCACATCCCGCTCCTCGGCACGAAGGCCCCGGAAGGCGCCCTGGAGTGGGACGCGCTCACGCGCGCGGACACGGAACCGGTCTTCGAACAGGTGCCCTTCTCGCATCCCCTGTGGGTGCTCTACTCCTCGGGCACGACGGGCCTGCCCAAGGCGATCGTCCAGTCCCAGGGCGGCATCCTCGTCGAGCACCTCAAACAGCTCGGCCTGCACTGCGACCTGGGCCCCGAGGACCGCTTCTTCTGGTACACCTCCACGGGCTGGATGATGTGGAACTTCCTCGTCTCCGGCCTCCTCACGGGCACGACCGTCGTCCTGTACGACGGCAGCCCCGGCTACCCCGACACGGGCGCCCAGTGGCGGGTCGCCGAACGCACGGGCGCCACGCTCTACGGCACCTCCGCCGCGTACGTCATGGCCTGCCGCAAGGCCGACGTGCACCCGGGACGCGACTTCGACCTCTCCAAGGTGCAGTGCGTGGCCACCACCGGCTCCCCGCTTCCGCCCGACGGCTTCCGGTGGCTGCACGACGAGGTCCGCGAGGACCTGTGGATCGCCTCCGTCAGCGGCGGCACGGACGTGTGCTCGTGCTTCGCGGGCGCCGTACCGACCCTGCCCGTGCACATCGGCGAACTCCAGGCGCCGAGCCTGGGCACCGACCTGCAGTCCTGGGACCCGAGCGGCAAACCCCTCGTCGACGAGGTCGGCGAGCTCGTCGTCACCAACCCCATGCCGTCGATGCCGATCCACTTCTGGAACGACCCCGACGGCAGCCGTTACCACGACAGCTACTTCGACACCTATCCCGGAGTGTGGCGGCACGGCGACTGGATCACCCTCACCGCGCGCGGCTCGGTCGTCATCCACGGCCGCTCCGACTCCACGCTCAACCGCCAGGGCGTCCGCATGGGCTCGGCCGACATCTACGAGGCCGTGGAACGACTCCCCGAGATCAAGGAATCCCTGGTCATCGGCATCGAACAGCCCGACGGCGGCTACTGGATGCCGCTGTTCGTGCAACTGGCGCCCGGCGCCGTCCTCGACCAGGCACTCCTCGACCGCATCAAATCGGCCATCCGCGAGAACCTCTCTCCCCGCCACATCCCGGACGAGGTCATCGAGGTCCCCGGCATCCCGCACACCCTCACCGGCAAGCGCATCGAGGTCCCCGTCAAGCGCCTCCTCCAGGGCACCCCGCTGGAGAAGGCGGTCAACCCGGGCTCCATCGACGACCTCGGCCTGCTGCACTTCTACGAGGACCTGGCCCGCAAACGCGCCTGA
- a CDS encoding glycoside hydrolase family 31 protein, producing the protein MNGRDLVRSIKAVGSAGAPQGLRTVRSAWRRRRTDAVGLPARGAERARVPGPVQDVEPAPGGGVVRFGRSELRILVAVNGAVFWGWDGAEPEPSYALAGRCPEPDPRAVLEPDKDGGWRVVAERATVAVSRHGAIEVSTPGGVTLRRDLPPRWWEPVGGGEARWVQRSEVAADARFFGLGGRASGPRLRDGTYRLWNTDPGRAFGPGDDPLYVTMPVQLVVADAAVHLVFHDTSWDGTVTLREGEEGAGSGHDRAGMSELRMAGGPLRCWVMVGTPARVLLAWASLTGAPALPPSWALGHHHACWGFGGDQEVRRIVAGYQERGLPLDAVHLDIDHHDAHQGFTVDQERFPKLPQLAADLLRDGIRLVSVVDPAIRAAPGNAVHDSGTAEDAFVRDASGRLVEGVVWPGESVFPDFTHARVRAWWGRLYQERLTAGFTGFWHDMNEPTSFNAFGESTLPRSARHALEGRGGDHREAHNVYALCMARAGYEGLRELVPDERPFLLSRSGWAGMQRYGGTWSGDVATGWPGLRASLSLVMGLGLCGVPYSGPDVGGHDGHPSPELYLRWFQLGAHLPLFRTRAGLRAGRREPWEFGAEVLEHARVALVERRRLLPYFMTLAQLARRTGAPYVRPLWWSAPEDRALRDCEDAFLLGDCLLVAPVLDPGGDRRAVQLPRGRWYDTATEQVYEGPGQVLVDAPLSRIPVLARAGAVIPVRGDDGGIVLEVWAPARGRSGGGLVVVDAGDGWDEPEIERYVARWEGRKVVVQREGEDGLSEPSHPVRLRGLGAR; encoded by the coding sequence ATGAACGGTCGTGACCTGGTGCGTTCCATCAAGGCTGTGGGTTCGGCGGGGGCGCCCCAGGGGTTGCGTACCGTGCGCTCGGCGTGGCGCAGGAGGCGTACCGATGCCGTCGGCCTGCCGGCACGGGGGGCCGAGCGGGCGCGGGTGCCGGGGCCGGTGCAGGACGTGGAGCCGGCTCCCGGCGGGGGCGTCGTCCGGTTCGGCCGCTCCGAGCTGCGGATCCTCGTCGCGGTGAACGGCGCCGTCTTCTGGGGGTGGGACGGGGCGGAACCGGAGCCGTCGTACGCGCTGGCGGGCCGCTGCCCGGAGCCGGATCCCCGGGCCGTTCTGGAGCCGGACAAGGACGGCGGCTGGCGGGTCGTGGCCGAGCGGGCGACGGTCGCGGTCTCGCGGCACGGAGCGATCGAGGTGAGTACGCCCGGCGGGGTGACCCTGCGCCGGGACCTTCCGCCCCGCTGGTGGGAGCCGGTGGGTGGCGGTGAGGCGCGCTGGGTGCAACGGTCGGAGGTGGCCGCCGACGCCCGGTTCTTCGGACTGGGCGGACGGGCCTCCGGACCCCGGTTGCGGGACGGGACGTACCGGCTGTGGAACACCGATCCCGGCCGGGCGTTCGGGCCGGGAGACGATCCGCTGTACGTCACGATGCCGGTGCAGCTGGTGGTGGCCGACGCCGCTGTCCATCTGGTGTTCCACGACACCTCCTGGGACGGCACCGTGACCCTGCGGGAGGGCGAGGAGGGGGCCGGCTCCGGGCACGACCGGGCGGGGATGTCCGAACTGCGGATGGCGGGCGGTCCGCTGCGCTGCTGGGTGATGGTGGGCACGCCCGCGCGCGTGCTGCTCGCCTGGGCCTCGCTGACGGGCGCTCCGGCGCTGCCGCCGTCCTGGGCCCTCGGACATCACCACGCCTGCTGGGGCTTCGGCGGTGATCAGGAGGTGCGGCGGATCGTCGCCGGGTACCAGGAGCGGGGTCTGCCGCTCGACGCGGTCCACCTGGACATCGACCACCACGACGCGCACCAGGGGTTCACGGTCGACCAGGAGCGCTTCCCCAAGCTGCCCCAACTGGCCGCGGACCTGCTGCGGGACGGCATCAGGCTGGTGTCGGTCGTCGACCCGGCGATCAGGGCCGCGCCCGGCAACGCGGTCCATGACAGCGGGACGGCCGAGGACGCCTTCGTGCGGGACGCGTCGGGACGGCTGGTGGAGGGGGTCGTGTGGCCCGGTGAGTCGGTCTTCCCCGACTTCACGCACGCGCGTGTGCGTGCCTGGTGGGGCCGCCTCTACCAGGAGAGGCTCACGGCGGGCTTCACCGGTTTCTGGCACGACATGAACGAGCCCACGTCCTTCAACGCGTTCGGGGAGTCCACCCTGCCCCGCTCGGCCAGACACGCCCTGGAGGGCCGCGGCGGCGACCACCGGGAGGCGCACAACGTCTACGCGCTGTGCATGGCCCGGGCGGGATACGAGGGTCTGCGCGAACTGGTGCCGGACGAGCGGCCCTTCCTGTTGTCGCGCTCCGGATGGGCCGGCATGCAGCGCTACGGGGGCACCTGGTCCGGTGACGTGGCCACCGGCTGGCCGGGCCTGCGGGCCTCACTGTCGCTCGTGATGGGCCTCGGGCTGTGCGGAGTGCCGTACTCGGGGCCCGACGTGGGCGGCCACGACGGGCACCCCTCGCCCGAGCTGTACCTGCGCTGGTTCCAGCTCGGCGCCCATCTGCCGCTGTTCCGGACCCGTGCGGGGCTGCGGGCCGGGCGCAGGGAGCCGTGGGAGTTCGGGGCCGAGGTGCTGGAGCACGCACGCGTGGCGCTCGTGGAACGCCGGCGGCTGCTGCCGTACTTCATGACGCTCGCGCAGCTCGCCCGGCGCACCGGAGCTCCCTACGTACGGCCCCTGTGGTGGTCGGCGCCCGAGGACCGCGCCCTGCGGGACTGCGAGGACGCCTTCCTGCTCGGCGACTGCCTGCTCGTGGCGCCGGTGCTGGATCCGGGTGGCGACCGGCGCGCGGTGCAGCTGCCCCGGGGGCGCTGGTACGACACGGCCACGGAGCAGGTGTACGAGGGGCCGGGGCAGGTCCTGGTCGACGCTCCGCTGTCGCGGATCCCGGTGCTCGCGCGCGCGGGGGCCGTGATCCCGGTGCGGGGGGACGACGGCGGGATCGTGCTGGAGGTGTGGGCGCCCGCCCGGGGACGGAGCGGGGGCGGCCTGGTCGTCGTGGACGCGGGCGACGGCTGGGACGAACCGGAGATCGAACGCTACGTCGCCCGCTGGGAGGGCCGGAAGGTGGTCGTTCAGCGGGAGGGCGAGGACGGCTTGAGCGAGCCGTCCCACCCGGTGCGGCTGCGCGGGCTCGGAGCGCGCTGA
- a CDS encoding NUDIX domain-containing protein, translating to MSETQHSIPNSAPGSHCSSCGAPYGEGVAGWPRTCPVCNTVAYRNPLPVAVALQPVYDTQGTALVVITRTVAPARGGIALPGGYIDDREDWRHALVRELREETGIEAAARDVRLVDALSSPDGHLLLFGVLPERPADGLPQSAATDETEGWHLLRRPEELAFPLHTLAVRAWFEGRYV from the coding sequence GTGTCCGAAACTCAGCACTCCATCCCCAACTCCGCACCCGGCTCCCACTGTTCGAGCTGCGGAGCCCCCTACGGAGAGGGTGTCGCGGGCTGGCCCCGCACCTGTCCCGTCTGCAACACCGTCGCGTACCGCAACCCCCTGCCGGTCGCCGTCGCACTCCAGCCCGTGTACGACACCCAGGGCACGGCCCTGGTCGTCATCACCCGAACCGTGGCCCCCGCGCGCGGAGGCATCGCCCTGCCCGGCGGCTACATCGACGACCGCGAGGACTGGCGGCACGCCCTGGTCCGCGAACTCAGGGAAGAGACCGGCATCGAGGCGGCCGCCCGCGACGTACGGCTCGTCGACGCGCTGAGCTCGCCCGACGGCCACCTGCTGCTGTTCGGAGTGCTGCCGGAGCGCCCCGCCGACGGCCTCCCGCAGTCCGCGGCCACCGACGAGACGGAGGGCTGGCACCTCCTGCGCAGGCCCGAGGAGCTCGCCTTCCCGCTGCACACACTGGCCGTACGGGCCTGGTTCGAGGGCCGCTACGTCTGA
- a CDS encoding zinc ribbon domain-containing protein, producing MVTGWFAGDGDDFTLLGTRCSACAAVFFPREDGCCRNPGCAGGDLAEIPLSRRGRVWSYTDSRYRPPSPYVTDPELPWEPYTLIAVELAAERIVVLGQAVPGVTVADLSVGAEVELVPGVLHEDGETVWTTWRWRPTGVTA from the coding sequence GTGGTCACCGGGTGGTTCGCCGGTGACGGAGACGACTTCACGCTCCTCGGGACCCGTTGCTCGGCCTGCGCCGCGGTGTTCTTCCCGCGCGAGGACGGCTGCTGCCGCAACCCCGGATGCGCCGGAGGCGATCTGGCGGAGATTCCCCTTTCGCGGCGCGGCCGGGTCTGGTCGTACACGGACAGCCGGTACCGGCCCCCGTCACCCTATGTGACCGATCCGGAACTTCCGTGGGAGCCGTACACGTTGATCGCTGTGGAGCTGGCCGCCGAGCGGATCGTGGTGCTGGGTCAGGCGGTTCCCGGGGTCACCGTCGCCGATCTGAGCGTGGGCGCGGAGGTGGAGCTGGTCCCCGGTGTGCTCCATGAGGACGGGGAGACGGTCTGGACGACGTGGCGGTGGCGGCCGACGGGGGTGACGGCGTGA